A window of the Lolium perenne isolate Kyuss_39 chromosome 7, Kyuss_2.0, whole genome shotgun sequence genome harbors these coding sequences:
- the LOC127311323 gene encoding early nodulin-93, translated as MSSTTVTRAYLEHKLALAKRCSREATLAGAKAAAVATVASAVPTLASVRMLPWAKANLNPTGQALIVCTVAGMAYFVAADKKILALARRHSYEQAPDHLKDTSFPAAAARRSPAFFSP; from the exons ATGTCGTCGACGACGGTGACCCGTGCCTACCTCGAGCACAAGCTCGCCCTCGCCAAACGCTGCTCCAGAG AGGCAACGCTCGCCGGAGCAAAGGCGGCGGCAGTCGCCACGGTTGCATCTGCAGTCCCGACG TTAGCGAGCGTGAGGATGCTGCCGTGGGCCAAGGCGAATCTGAACCCCACCGGGCAGGCCCTCATCGTCTGCACCGTCGCCGGGATGGCCTACTTCGTCGCTGCCGACAAGAAGATCCTGGCTCTGGCGAGGAGGCACTCGTACGAGCAGGCCCCCGACCACCTCAAGGATACCTCCTTCCCTGCCGCTGCTGCTCGTCGCAGTCCAGCATTCTTCAGCCCATGA
- the LOC127311326 gene encoding early nodulin-93 isoform X1, which produces MSTVTRAYLDQRLAVAKRCSREAAMAGAKAAAVATVAAAVPTLASVRMLPWAKAHLNPAGQALIISTVAGMAYFIVADKTILSMARKHSFEDAPDHLKNTSFQ; this is translated from the exons ATGTCTACGGTGACCCGCGCCTACCTCGACCAGAGGCTCGCCGTCGCAAAGCGCTGCTCCAGAG AGGCCGCCATGGCAGGAGCCAAGGCTGcggccgtcgccaccgtcgcagccGCAGTGCCCACC CTGGCGAGCGTGAGGATGCTGCCGTGGGCGAAGGCGCACCTGAACCCCGCCGGCCAGGCCCTCATCATCTCTACCGTCGCCGGGATGGCATACTTCATCGTCGCCGACAAGACCATCCTGTCCATGGCCAGGAAGCACTCGTTTGAGGACGCGCCGGACCATCTCAAGAACACCTCCTTCCAGTAG